In a single window of the Acipenser ruthenus chromosome 20, fAciRut3.2 maternal haplotype, whole genome shotgun sequence genome:
- the LOC117963609 gene encoding protein LZIC, which translates to MASRGKTETSKLKQNLEEQLDRLMQQLQDLDECREELDAEEYEETKKETLEQLNEFSESLNKIMSGDMTLVDELSGMQLAIQAAISQAFKTPEVIRMFAKKQPGQLRTRLAEMDRDIMVGQLPRNVYTLQKVEILTALRKLGEKLTPEDESFLSANASATLSHFEKVSGDLGSGDKVLALASSEVEKAKK; encoded by the exons ATGGCTTCACGAGGGAAGACCGAAACcagcaaattaaaacaaaacctgGAAGAGCAACTGGACAGGCTAATGCAACAGCTTCAGGATCTAGATGAGTGCAG AGAGGAGCTCGACGCGGAGGAGTATGAGGAGACAAAAAAGGAAACCCTGGAGCAGCTGAATGAGTTCAGCGAGTCCCTGAACAAAATCATGTCGGGAGATATGACTTTAGTGGATGAACTCAGTGGAATGCAACTG GCAATCCAAGCAGCCATCAGTCAGGCATTCAAAACTCCAGAAGTAATCCGAATGTTTGCAAAGAAACAGCCTGGCCAGCTCAGGACAAGACTGGCGGAG ATGGACAGAGACATTATGGTTGGGCAACTGCCTCGCAATGTTTACACCCTGCAGAAAGTGGAAATCCTAACAGCCTTGAGGAAACTGGGAGAAAAG CTCACACCAGAAGACGAATCATTTCTCTCTGCTAATGCTAGTGCCACACTAAGCCATTTTGAAAAAGTTTCTGGAGATCTTG GATCTGGAGACAAAGTGCTTGCCCTGGCCAGTTCAGAAGTGGAAAAGGCGAAGAAGTAA